The Sulfurimonas sp. HSL3-2 genome segment GAACATAACGATTCATATGCCTCTGGTTCACCTGAAAAAATCAGAGATCGTGAAAGAGGCGTTAAAACTAAACGTTCCGCTTGAACTTACATGGAGCTGTTACAAGAACGAAGAGAAAGCCTGCGGTGTTTGCGATAGCTGCAGACTGCGCTTGAACGGCTTTAAAGAAGCAGGCATAAAAGATCCTATCATCTATGAATAGTCTCAATATTTTTGGTCTGGATGTAAATTATAAATACAATCCAAGACTAAAAAACAGTTATATCAACATCCTTCCTTCGACCCAGGTGGTCGTAAAGACCCCTATAAAATCAGAAAAATATATCTATGACCTTATAGAGGGGAAATATGAGTGGATCATTAAAAAGATCGATCATATAAAAAAACATAAGAAAAGAGACGTCAATATAGAGGATGAAGTCCTGATATTCGGCGAGGTGTACAGCATAGACCACGAAATAGCGACCAGTTTGAGAGATAAACTGCAAAAACTAAGAGCACCCACGCAAGAAAATATACTCAACAACTATGATAGGTACTATAAAGAGATGTCACAAAGTCATATACCGGGCAGGGTGGAGCACTATAGCTGTTTAATGGGCTTATATCCTACAAACATCAAGTTTAGAAAAATGAAAAGAAGATGGGGCAGTTGTGACAGCAAAAAAGAGCTTACTTTTAACACAAACCTTTTAAAACTTTCCCGTGAGCTTATTGATTATGTCATAGTCCATGAACTCGCGCATATAAAACATATGAATCATTCAAAACGTTTTCATGATCTTGTCAAACTCTATCTTCCAGATGCAAAAGAACTTGAAAAAAAGATAAGAGAAGAATTTTATAGATTGTGATACAATACCTGTATTACGGAGTTTATAATGAATAAAAAGATTTTATTTGTATGTGTAGAGATACCTAATATCGTCTCGAAAAAAGAGCTTGAAAGCGAATTTCCGGGAATGGTCTTAAGCAAGATCGAGAACTCTCTTGTAGGAGAGATCACAAATGACAAGCTGATATTTGTATCCTCTTTCGGTGTCATCACTTTTTGTAACTTTTCATTTGAAGAGATCATTTCGTTTCTTTCAAGATTAGGTGTAAAAGAAGCCGACCACTATAAAACAGCTCTCATAAACCAAGACTATATGATGATAGTCAATGAAGAGTATACAAAACCGCAGATCGATGAAAATACGATCAAATATGACAGATTCAACAAGTCTATAGGTTCGATCATCTCTTTAGCTCTTTCTCAAAGTGTAGGCCTTGAGATAAAAGAGCAGTCTCTAGAGAAGAAGATGGAAGAAAGTAAAACACTATATGAGAAGATAGAGAAACTCAAAGTGAAGGATAGGGCGAGGTTGATGAAGTTTGCAAGCTCCATAGCTAAAGAGAGGTTTCATATACTTAACCAGCTTTATCTTCTAGACAAACCCGACATCCTGTGGGATGATCCGGAACTGGAATCACTTTATAACCAGCTCTCACTGCAGCTGGAACTCAAATCACGTTTTGACGTCATAGAGTACAAGATATCGTATCTCAAAGAATCTGTTGAGTTCGCAACGGATATGATAAACCAGAAATCAAGCGAGTTCCTGGAGTGGATCATTATCTGGCTGATCGCAGTAGAGATCGTATTTTCCGTCTATGAATATATGATAAAGCCGTTATTGTAAAGGATTTCGGCTTACAATATATATTTTGGTTAACATAATGTAAATTCTCTTGAAAAATAGTTCTTTATCTTTTAATGCAATATTTGTGGCTATAATAACCTATTACACGATTTACAGTATAAAACTATAAACTGGAGTTACGTATGGAGATCATAAAAAAGTATTTTCATGATATTGAAAAATGTGTTGATGACTATAACATCACTTTAGACAACTTACAAACCAGCAACTCTGATGAACTTCTTTATACTCATGCGATAAGAGAATATAAAAAACTGTTTTTAAAACTTCTTTTGTCCAATAATGAGGATGAGACCAATGAAAACACAAAAGCCCTAGTCTTTTTTACGATTGAAAACGATATCTCCTATCTGTTCTTATACAGTGAACTTATAACCGTTGTACGTAACTTTCTCGGTAATCTACTAATAAAACATGATCTTGAACATATAAACGAGATCAATGATTTCTTTTATGCACATGAACAACGCATTACTGTTTTATATCTGCAAAGGTTCTTAAAACAGCTTAAACTCAAAAATGAGCTCCGTCTCTCGCATATAGCGATCATGCCGGATAAAAAGTTTATGATCCATTACGAAAATCATCTCAAATGGATCATAGATCTTATTTTCTATATAGAAAACAATAAGTTCGGTGATGATTATCCTCAGCTTGATCATAATCTTTGTGATTTTGGAAAATGGATGCATGGTGCAACAACATCCTACCTTATCTCGACCACTCATTTTAAGATCATAGAAAAACTGCATATAAATCTGCATGATCTTGCTGCAAACGTCGTAAGTCATTGTAAAAGCAAAAATATCCGTCCATCTACTCTCATCCATCTAATGCAGAGAATCGACTACTATTCACTTGAGATAGGAAATGAGATCGCCTTTTTAAATGAGATCGAGGAAAGTGCAAAAGACCCCCTCACCCATCTGCTTACAAGAAGATTGTTCAACAAGATCATGATAAATAAACTCGATATTGCAAAAGCTACCGGTAGAGAGTTTGCTATGATCATGTGTGATCTGGATCACTTCAAATATATAAATGATAATTATGGACATAATGTCGGAGATATCGTACTGCAGCATTTTGCAAATATATTAGAACATAATCTACGTAAGTCAGACTATCTTTTCCGTTTCGGCGGAGAAGAGTTTATAGTCCTGCTCTCTATGACGGATAAAGAGGAAGCGCTTATGCTTGCACAAAAAGTGTGTGATGTCACAGCTGCATCAGAAGTCATAGTTGAAGGTGTAAAGATCAAATATACGGTAAGTATAGGAACTATAGCTATCATAGTTGACAATAAAACACCTATCTCTCAAGAGACCATCGATACTTATGTAGCTCAAGCTGATGAAAAACTTTACCTTGCAAAAGAGAGAGGAAGAAATCGAGTGGAATAGGTTCACCTATGTTATTTATACAAATCCCGAGTCAGAAATTAAAAAAAGAAGTTGAAAGTATTTAATATTAATTGATATAAGAAGCGGTAATTTAGCCCTGTAAAAAGGCTAGATTGTAGTTAGGCACAACGGTAAGCTGGGTTTTGTTATAGTGATATTAATCTACTTTGATCTTTACAGATCAACTCTAGCGAAACAGTAGCTTTGTAAGACGCTAACCATCTGTTTCTTGCTACCGGGTTGGGTTTACAAGCTACCTATATTGCTATAGGTACTGGTGGTCTCTTACACCGCCGTTTCACCCTCACCGCTTTTGCAAGCGGCGGTCTATTTTCTGTTGCACTTTCCCTCATATTACTATGGCCATTAGTTAAATGGAACCCTGTCTTACGGTAGCCCAGACTTTCCTCTTGAAATCGCTTTCAAGCATCAACTTGTTGTACCTGCGTAATGATAACTAAATATAGATATAAGTTTAATATTTTAAGTAAAAATGAACGACTGTTCATATGAAACTAAGATTAGATTAACAGTTGTTCATATATAATTGTATTCATATTAACAATTGTTCATTATATAGATTCTAAATAAGAACAACTGTTCATTAAATCATCTAAAAAAGGTCGTTAAATGCCGCAAAGTAGGGAAATTGACAATACTGTATCTACAAAGAAAAAGATATTGGTTGCTTCTATGAAGCTTTTTTCGGAGCTTGGATATAAGAATGCTTCAGTCAGAAAGATAGCAGCAGAAGTAGGAATACGTGAGAGTGCTTTATACAATCATTTTAAGAACAAAGAGGACATATTTCTCTCTGTAGCCTCTGATATATTTTCTACACCGTTTAACAAAGAGGACAGCCCTGCTTTGACACCGGCACAGTTAAGTAATCCAAAGTCATACCTGCACAAGTTTGCAATGGAGTTCAAACTCATAACGTTTGATAAGACAAAAGAGAGTCTGTTTAGAATACTGATGATAGAACTGTTCCAAAACAAACAGTTAAGAGAGGGATTTATAAACGAGTTCCACAATAAAAATATTAAGGCATTATCAGCTGTATTCTTTACGATGATGCAGGAGGGCTTAGTAAGGTCATCTGATCCGTTACTGATGGCAAATGAGTTTTTAGGGCCCCTATTCTACTTACGCTTACATGTAACCCTGCTTCGTATCGATAACGAATCTACGACAAACCTCTCTACTCAGTTTGAAAAACATGTTGACTTTTTCTGGGAAAGCGTAAAAGTATAATCATACTATTTAATATTAATATTTGGATCAAAAAAAAGCAGCCCCGATAAGGAGCTGCAGCTATATAAATAACTATATAGTTATTTACCCATAGCTTCTAAAGCGTATTTTTCACCAAGCTCATATGCTTTTAAATTCGCAGCATGAACTTTTGCAGGTACTTTTGAAAGCATTGTATCTATAAGTACTTGTCTGTCAATAGCATTTTGCATAGTGTTTGCAATTGCAAGAGCAACAACAGATTGAGTAATAACATTACCAACCTCTTCTTTTGCTATTGTAATAATTGGAATCTCATAGATCTTCCATGTTTTTCTATCTTCGTCAGATGGATGAACAAGATTTGGATCAACAACGATCGTTCCACCTGGTGTAACCCCATTTTTAAATGAGTTATAACTAACCTGTGCAACAGAAAGCATAAAATCGATTTCACCGTCATTTGCATAAGGGTAAAAAATCTCTTCATCATCAAGTGTGATGTCAACGACTGTCGGTCCACCACGTACTTGTGATGTATATGTAGCAGTCTTCAACCCTTCTCCGCCAGTTTTAATTTTTGCAGCTGCAAAAATCTCTCCTGCAAGAAGAACACCTTGTCCACCAACACCTGTAAATCTCATTAAGTTTCTAGCCATTGTGTCTCCTTATATCTTTTTAGCAAAATCGTCTTGAGTAATCGTTTTACGTTTACCTTGATGAACAGCGATAACATCTTGGTACATATCACAATATTCACGTACTGTTTTGTCTTCTTTTAAGATACCTGTAGGGAAAACGTTAAGTTTCTCTTCTTCAGGAAGTGCTTCCCATTTTTTAAGTGGCGTAGTGATGCTATCGATCCAAGAAAGGTTTTCCATAGCGTTTGCCATTTTGTTTTTACGTCCAAGGTTAATATGACAGTTTGACATAATATCCAAGAATGCAAATCCTCTATGCTCTAACGCTTTAACAAAAACTTTTTCAAGTTTTTTAGGATCAAGCATTGTCTCACGTGCTACAAATGAAGCTCCGGCAGCAATTGCTAAATCAGTTGCATTAAAAGTCGGATCTATATTTCCAGACTTTTGAGAAACAGTCCACATACCTTGTGGAGTTGTCGGTGAAGTCTGAGAGTTCGTAAGACCATAAATAAAGTTGTTGATAAGTATCATAGTTATATCGATATTTCTTCTACAACCGTGAATTGTATGGTTACCACCAATCGCTAGTCCGTCACCATCTCCGGCAACACAGATTACATATTTGTCCGGGTTCATAAGTTTAATACCCGTAGCGAATGCAACTGTTCTACCATGTGTAGTATGAACTGTATTGAAATCTACATAAGAAGAGAATCTTCCAGAACAACCAATACCAGAGACAACACATACGTCATCAGGGCTGATGTTAAGTTTATCAATCGCTCTAACAAAAGCTTTTAGGATAACACCGTCACCACATCCCCAACACCATAGTGTTGGCATCTTTTCAAGTCTTAAATATTTATCGTAATTAAATGCCATCTTAGAATACCTCTTTAACTTTATTTACTATTTCATATGGAGAGATTGGACGACCGTTAACTTTATATAAGCCTTGTAGGTCTAATCTTCCAGAAACACGTTCTACCTCTTCAGTGTATTGTCTAATATTCAACTCAACACAAAGTACATTTTTGATCATATCAGTATATTTTTTGATAGATTCAGCTGGACTTGGCCATAAAGTGATCGGTCTGAATAAACCAGCTTTAATACCTTCAGCTCTTAAGTGACGAATCGCTTCTTTTGCTGCAAGAGAAACTGAACCATAAGCGATAATAAGAACTTCGCCCTCAGCACCAGTCATATCATCAAGCATAAACTCTTCATTAAGTTCGATCTCATCTGTATGCATCATAACTTTATCTTCAAGACGTTGAATCAGTTTACGACATGTTTCGATCTCTTCAGTCGGGAAACCTTTAGCATCATGGTGAAGACCAGTAAAGTGGTATCTGTAACCTTTAAACATTGGGTTTAGTACCGCCGGTTGATCTGCTTCACACTCATATGGAAGATACTCTTCAGGTGCTCCGTCAAAAGTTTTACGAGGAACGATACCTGCTGCTACTTCTTCTTCAGTTGGTAGCATAGCTTTTCCATGCATGTGACCGATTGTTTCGTCAAGTAGAACGAATACAGGCTGCATAAATCTGTCAGCTAAGTTGAATGCTCTTACAGTTTCTGTATAACACTCTGCTAAAGAACCAGCACATAAAGTGATAGAACGATAGTCACCGTGTGAAGGATTTTTTGCTTGTCTTACGTCACCTTGAGATACACGAGTCGGAAGACCAGTTGATGGACCACCACGCATAACGTTTACAACGACCAATGGTACTTCAGCCATTTGTGCAAGACCTAAGTTTTCAGCTTTTAGTGAAATACCAGGGCCTGAAGTAGCAGTCATTGTTCTAACACCTGCCATACCGGCACCGATAGCAGCTGCAACACCTGCGATCTCATCTTCCATTTGAATACATACACCACCGACTTCTGGCATTAAGTCAGACATCTCGTGCATTACTTCACTTGACGGTGTAATCGGGTAACCACCAAAAAATCTACATCCTGCATCTTTTGCAGCTAATGCTGATAATTCATTACCAGTTGAAATTACTTCTCTTGTTGCCATTATTTAACTCCTTGTAGATCAAGTGACATATAGTTGTTTGCAACAACTTTTGCTTGACGCTCTTTTGATTCATCAGTAAGTTTTGCAAACTTATAATCTTTTTTATCAGCTACATAAATAGCAAAATCCGGGCATGAAAGTTCACACTCGTTACATCCAATACAAGCTTCGGGATGATCTACTGAAATCATTGCACCTAAAGTAGATGTGTGGTCATAACGCATACCAAGTACACCAGATGGACAAACAGATACACAAATATCGCATGCCTTACAATTATCTTTATTAACCCATACAGGTACATTACCTGGGTATTCAATCATAGCAGATGCCATATATTCTCCTTTTTACAAGTGAAATTAATTTTTCTTTTTATTATCCGAAAATTTTTCAATAGCAGAAGAGACTATGCTCTTTGCCTTGAAGGTGATCGAATCTATGCAACTAACCTCTTCATTAATAAAGAGAATAGCCTAATTTTCTTAACATTGCTTAAAATGTGCTACAGACGCCTCATCAATAATATCTATTGTTACCTTGAGAAGCTCGCACTATAGGTCACTTCAGATCAAAGATCAGTGACCTAAAAAGTTTTAAGCATTGTTTATTTTTTTCCTAGAACTTCCGCTACAGCTTTACCGATATCTGCAGGAGAAACAACAACTTTAACGCCGGCTGCTTCTAGTGCTTCCATCTTCTCTTTTGCCGTACCTGCGCCACCGCTTACGATAGCACCGGCGTGACCCATACGTTTACCTTTAGGCGCTGTTTGACCAGCGATAAATGCAACAACAGGCTTAGTGATGTTTTCTTTAATGAATTTAGCAGCCTGGATCTCCAAGTCTCCACCGATCTCACCGATCATTACGATCGCTTCAGTTTCCGGATCTGCTTCAAACATCGGTAAAAGTTGTTTGTACGATAGACCGATGATCGGGTCTCCACCAATACCGACAGCTGTAGTTATACCAAAGCCCTCTTTACATACTTGGTTTGCACCTTCGTATGTCAAAGTACCAGACTTAGAGATAAGACCTACATTTCCTTTTTTAAATATCATACCAGGCATAATACCTATCTTACACTCTTCAGCAGTGATGATACCAGGACAGTTTGGCCCTATAGTCTTCATATTGTGCTTAGTAGCATAAGCTTTTGCAGCTTGCATATCACGAACAGGAGCGCCCTCTGTGATAACTACAGCAAGCTCGATACCTGCATCAGCAGCTTCCATAACAGCGTCAGCAACAAAAGCTGGTGGAACGAAGATCATACTTACAGTCGCGCCAGTAGTCTCTACTGCTTCTTTTACAGTGTTGAATACAGGTTTACCAAGATGCTCTTGACCACCTTTGTTCGGTGTAACACCGCCAACGATTTTTGTACCGTATGCTAAACATTGCTCAGCATGGAAAGATCCCTCTTTACCAGTGAAACCTTGAACGATAACTTTTGTATCTTTATTAACTAAAATACTCATCTAAATTATTCTCCTTTCGCTGCAGCTACTGCTTTTGCCGCGCCGTCTGCTAGATCTGTTGCTGCAATAACGTTTGATATATTTGCATTTCTTAGAATCTCTGCTGCTTCAGGTGCATTTGTACCGTCAAGACGAACGATTACAGGTACATGTACGTCTACCATTTTAGTTGCCTCTAAGATTCCGTTTGCAATACGGTCACATCTAACGATACCACCGAAGATGTTAACGAAAATAGCTTTTACTTTCGGGTTTTTAAGGATGATCTCAAAACCTTTTGCAACTGTCTCAGCATTTGCTTTACCGCCAACGTCAAGGAAGTTTGCAGGTGTTCCACCCATATAGTTGATCGTATCCATAGTTCCCATTGCAAGACCTGCACCGTTTACCATACAACCGATCTCACCGTCAAGACTTATGTATGAAAGGCCGTAACGACTAGCTTCTCTCTCATCAGCATCTTCTTCAGAAATATCACGCATATCTTCAATATCAGGATGACGTCCAAGAGCTGAATCATCAAATCCCATTTTACCGTCAAGTGCCAAGAAGTCGCCGCTTCCAGTTTTGATAAGTGGATTGATCTCGATCATCTCAGCATCGTTATCCATATATACTTTATATAGTTTAGAAGCAAAGCTGATAAGTTTCTTTTGTTCTGCAGGATCAGTGATACCAAGACCGAATACTAATTCGCGTCCGTGGAAACCTTGAAAACCGATAGCAGGATCAACTGCTACTTTGATAATCTTTTCAGGATGCTCTTCAGCAACTTTCTCGATCTCCATACCACCCTCTGTTGAAGCCATGATAACAGGCATCTCTTTCGCACGGTCAAGAACTACACCTAAATATAACTCATCTTTAATATCAGCGCCCTCTTCTATGTAAACTTTTTGAACAAGTTTACCTTCCGGACCTGTTTGGTGTGTCACAAGTGTCATGCCAAGGATCTCACCGGCAAGTGTTCTAACTTCTTCGATCGAACGAGCAAGTTTTACACCGCCGCCTAATCCACGTCCACCTGCGTGAATCTGAGCTTTAACTACCCAGATATTTCCACCAAGTTCAGATGCATTGATAGCAGCCTGATCAGGCGTGTTTGCTACAATACCTCTTGGTGTTGGCACACCATATTTAGCAAAAATCTGTTTTGCTTGATATTCATGTATATTCATTTAGTTCTCCTTTTTAGATTTAATTATGCTTTTGGACTTATCATATCTTCCGGTACGACATATTTATCGAACTCTTCAGATGTAAGTAATCCAAGATTGATAGCTTCCTCTTTTAGAGTAGTACCGTTTTTATGAGCAGTCTTCGCTATTTTCGCTGCGTTTTCGTAACCTATATAAGGATTAAGTGCAGTTACCAGCATCAATGAATCATGTAGATAATGATCTATTTTAGAAATATTTGCTTCTATTCCGATAGCTGCATTGTCGTTAAATGAAACTATTGAATCAGCAAGCAGTCTTGATGATTGTAAAAAGTTATATGCGATAACCGGTTTAAATACGTTTAGCTCAAAGTTTCCTTGGCTAGCCGCAAAACCGATAGTCGCATCGTTACCCATGACTTGACATGCAACCATAGTTACAGCTTCACTTTGAGTAGGATTTACTTTACCAGGCATGATCGATGAACCCGGTTCGTTCTCAGGAATAGATATCTCACCAAGACCACAACGAGGACCAGATGCTAACCATCTGACATCATTAGCGATCTTCATCATATCTGCTGCAAGTGCTTTAAGTGCACCGTGAGCAAATACAAGTGCATCGTGAGATGTAAGTGCATGAAACTTGTTCGGTGCAGTGATGAAATCATGTCCTGTAAGTTCACTTAGCTTTTTAGCAACACGCTCTCCAAGTTCAGGGTGAGCGTTAAGACCTGTTCCGACAGCTGTACCGCCAAGAGCAAGCTCACGAACCGCTTCTAAAGAGTCTTTGATCATCTTCTCACATTTGTTCAGCATCTCGACCCAACCGCTGATCTCTTGACCAAGCGTTAAAGGAGTCGCATCTTGAAGGTGAGTACGACCGATCTTTACAACACCGCTGAAAGCTTCACTTTTTGCTTGTAGCGTCGCTTTTAGTTTTGCTACAGCAGGAAGTAAAAGCTCTTCAACAGAGATAACAGACGCTACATGTAAAGCTGTAGGGTATGTATCGTTTGAACTTTGAGATTTATTTACGTCATCATTTGGATGAACCAACTTCTCTTTTCTGAAGTCTCCGCCAAGTATCTCAGTAGCACGGTTAGCAAGAACCTCATTGTTGTTCATGTTTGACTGTGTACCTGAACCTGTCTGCCATACTACAAGTGGATAGTTTCCATCAAGTTTACCTGCAAGCATATCATCAGCAGCAGCAGCGATCGCATCAGCTTTTTTAGCGTCTAGTTTGCCTAAATCTTTATTTACAAGAGCTACGGCTTTTTTAAGATATGAGAATGCACGAGTGATCTCATAAGGCATCTTTTCCTCGCCTATCTTAAAATTTTCTACAGAACGCTGAGTTTGAGCGCCCCAGTAAGCATCTACGGGAACGTTTATCTCTCCCATTGTATCTTTTTCAATACGTGTTGCCATAAAATTACTCTCCTTTAAAAAATTTATTTTCGTTTAACGTGTCGATCAATGTTTGAACAGATGCACAAGATCTTGCAAACATCTCTTGCTCTTTCTCATTTAAAGTCACTTCGATGATCTTTTCAGCACCGTTAGCACCAAGCATTACAGGAACACCGGAAACAACATCACTGTACCCGTATTCACCGTCTAAACACACTGCACAAGGGTGGATCTGTTTTGTATCTTTTAATATCGCTTCAACCATGATAGCAGTTGATTTTGCAGGAGCATAGTATGCAGAACCTGTTTTTAAGTACCCTACTATCTCAGCGCCACCGTGACGAGTACGTTGAACGATCTCATCGATCTCAGCATCTGTAAGAACGTCAGTTAAAGGAACACCTGCTACTGTAGAGTAACGAGGAAGTGGAACCATATCGTCTCCGTGACCACCCATTACCGAAGCACGAATCTGACCGCCGCCGTAACCCAGTTTTTCTTGGATGAACGAAGCCATTCTTGAACTATCAAGAATTCCTGCCATACCGATAACTCTGCTTCTGTCAAAACCGCTCTCTTTTAAAGCTACATACGTCATAGCATCAAGAGGATTAGAAACCATGATGATGATCGCATTTGGAGAGTATTGAGCTATCCCTTTGATAACCTCTCTTGTTATGTTTGCATTTATCATTAAAAGGTCATCACGACTCATACCTGGAAGACGAGGACTTCCTGCAGTTACTACTACAACATCACAATCTGTTAAGTCAGACATATCGTCCGCAACTTTAACTACCGTGTGGCTTCTGACAGCAGAAGCAGCTTGACTCATATCAAGAGCTTTCCCTTTAGCAACATCAATTTTATTATCTCTTAAAATAATCTCGTGACAAGTTCCTAGCATTGCAAGCGAATAAGCTACTGTAGCACCAACATTTCCAGCACCTACAATACCGACTCTTTTTCCTTGATTCATTTTGGACTCCTAGAATATTTCTATTATGACCTTTAGACAATATACTTAAGCAACTTGTGCGAGCACAAACCATTTAAGTATAAAAAGGTCATATATTTCACAAGTCTTATAATATCACTAACAACAATAAGTCTACTATAAGGAGAACAAAAGATTAATCAAACTTTTTTTTATGTTTCATTTTGTAGCATTATTGATGTTTTTTATGTGTGTAGAATAGTTACAACTGAAGATATGCTTACCATTTTTGCCTTTTACAAAATAGAGGTAAGATGTTTTTGCAGGAAAAATCGCAGCTTTTATTGCATCAAAACTGACATTACAGACAGGAGTATTTGGTATACCGCTGTATATATATGTATTGTATGAGCTTTTATCTGTCTTTATGCGTTCATGAGTGATTTTCGTATGAGAGTACTTTCCATAGTTTAAAGTACCGTCCATCTGAAGTCTCATCCCTTTTTTTATACGGTTATATATAACAGAGCTGACCAACGGCATCTCTTCTATAGAAGCCGCTTCTTTTTGTATTACGGAAGCAACTGTTACATATCGAAACCATTTATCTCTATCGTACTTTCCGAAGATCTTTACGGAAAGTTCTTTCATCTGTTTATCAGATTCGATCAAAAGAGTTCTTATCAGGTTTTCTTCACTCATTCCGATAGGAAGTTTATATGTATTTGGTACAAATTCCCCCTCTTTGTATCTGCTGTATTTATCATAGTACTCTTGCAACAGGTTTCTGTCCAGTCCCAGGCTTTCAGAGAGTTGATCTAAAAATATATAAGTAGTCTCACCCGGTATCAGAGTAACATCTTCCATGGCAGCTTTTGCGGTTGTAAGTCTATATAAAAAGTCTGCACGTGTTACTTTATTTGAACCTATATATATCCATCCTTTTTGAGGAGAGCCTAAAAATCTTAATATTATTGCGTCCAACTTGGTCACGTTATAGTTTTGTAGCGATAGCTGTGTTATAATTTTGCTAATAGAGCCGCTTGGTATATAAACTACCTTAGGGGTAACAACAATCATATTTAGGTAGTAAATGAACGAAATAAGCATAAGCAGCGCAATTTCAAAACTCCATTTCATTATAGTTAGTGTTTTTGTCTTCATTTTTTCTTCTCTTTTT includes the following:
- the sucD gene encoding succinate--CoA ligase subunit alpha — protein: MSILVNKDTKVIVQGFTGKEGSFHAEQCLAYGTKIVGGVTPNKGGQEHLGKPVFNTVKEAVETTGATVSMIFVPPAFVADAVMEAADAGIELAVVITEGAPVRDMQAAKAYATKHNMKTIGPNCPGIITAEECKIGIMPGMIFKKGNVGLISKSGTLTYEGANQVCKEGFGITTAVGIGGDPIIGLSYKQLLPMFEADPETEAIVMIGEIGGDLEIQAAKFIKENITKPVVAFIAGQTAPKGKRMGHAGAIVSGGAGTAKEKMEALEAAGVKVVVSPADIGKAVAEVLGKK
- the mdh gene encoding malate dehydrogenase, whose translation is MNQGKRVGIVGAGNVGATVAYSLAMLGTCHEIILRDNKIDVAKGKALDMSQAASAVRSHTVVKVADDMSDLTDCDVVVVTAGSPRLPGMSRDDLLMINANITREVIKGIAQYSPNAIIIMVSNPLDAMTYVALKESGFDRSRVIGMAGILDSSRMASFIQEKLGYGGGQIRASVMGGHGDDMVPLPRYSTVAGVPLTDVLTDAEIDEIVQRTRHGGAEIVGYLKTGSAYYAPAKSTAIMVEAILKDTKQIHPCAVCLDGEYGYSDVVSGVPVMLGANGAEKIIEVTLNEKEQEMFARSCASVQTLIDTLNENKFFKGE
- the fumC gene encoding class II fumarate hydratase; translated protein: MATRIEKDTMGEINVPVDAYWGAQTQRSVENFKIGEEKMPYEITRAFSYLKKAVALVNKDLGKLDAKKADAIAAAADDMLAGKLDGNYPLVVWQTGSGTQSNMNNNEVLANRATEILGGDFRKEKLVHPNDDVNKSQSSNDTYPTALHVASVISVEELLLPAVAKLKATLQAKSEAFSGVVKIGRTHLQDATPLTLGQEISGWVEMLNKCEKMIKDSLEAVRELALGGTAVGTGLNAHPELGERVAKKLSELTGHDFITAPNKFHALTSHDALVFAHGALKALAADMMKIANDVRWLASGPRCGLGEISIPENEPGSSIMPGKVNPTQSEAVTMVACQVMGNDATIGFAASQGNFELNVFKPVIAYNFLQSSRLLADSIVSFNDNAAIGIEANISKIDHYLHDSLMLVTALNPYIGYENAAKIAKTAHKNGTTLKEEAINLGLLTSEEFDKYVVPEDMISPKA
- the mltG gene encoding endolytic transglycosylase MltG — encoded protein: MLISFIYYLNMIVVTPKVVYIPSGSISKIITQLSLQNYNVTKLDAIILRFLGSPQKGWIYIGSNKVTRADFLYRLTTAKAAMEDVTLIPGETTYIFLDQLSESLGLDRNLLQEYYDKYSRYKEGEFVPNTYKLPIGMSEENLIRTLLIESDKQMKELSVKIFGKYDRDKWFRYVTVASVIQKEAASIEEMPLVSSVIYNRIKKGMRLQMDGTLNYGKYSHTKITHERIKTDKSSYNTYIYSGIPNTPVCNVSFDAIKAAIFPAKTSYLYFVKGKNGKHIFSCNYSTHIKNINNATK
- the sucC gene encoding ADP-forming succinate--CoA ligase subunit beta, encoding MNIHEYQAKQIFAKYGVPTPRGIVANTPDQAAINASELGGNIWVVKAQIHAGGRGLGGGVKLARSIEEVRTLAGEILGMTLVTHQTGPEGKLVQKVYIEEGADIKDELYLGVVLDRAKEMPVIMASTEGGMEIEKVAEEHPEKIIKVAVDPAIGFQGFHGRELVFGLGITDPAEQKKLISFASKLYKVYMDNDAEMIEINPLIKTGSGDFLALDGKMGFDDSALGRHPDIEDMRDISEEDADEREASRYGLSYISLDGEIGCMVNGAGLAMGTMDTINYMGGTPANFLDVGGKANAETVAKGFEIILKNPKVKAIFVNIFGGIVRCDRIANGILEATKMVDVHVPVIVRLDGTNAPEAAEILRNANISNVIAATDLADGAAKAVAAAKGE